One genomic segment of Drosophila melanogaster chromosome 3L includes these proteins:
- the msn gene encoding misshapen, isoform H produces MAHQQQQQLAPSVNCSLDDIDLTALKDPAGIFELIEVVGNGTYGQVYKGRHTKTGQLAAIKVMDVTEDEEEEIKLEINVLKKYSNHRNIATYYGAFIKKSPPGKDDQLWLVMEYCGAGSVTDLVKSTKGQSLKEEWIAYICREILRGLSYLHSNKVIHRDIKGQNVLLTDNAEVKLVDFGVSAQLDRTIGRRNTFIGTPYWMAPEVIACDENPDATYDNRSDLWSLGITALEMAESQPPLCDLHPMRALFLIPRNSPPRLKSKKWSKKFHGFIDTVLVKDYHQRPYTENLLKHGFIKDQPTDRQVRIQLKDHIDRCKKRKQEKEREDYRYSGSDNDDDEPQLAGEHSSIVQAPGGDTLRRNFQQIQEGRLAAEQQQQHHLMAQAQAQAAAAHAAAQAQAQLQQQQQQAAAAAAAAAHAAQQAQQAAQQAQAQQPQANRQPKPPSRQQVEEPGPPARPPQRLIVVPDPPHANRPLPPTPKCGEPAGQTPQQQQRNSQNNFKPSDHLDVLAAQLSELGVVFSQQPQPQTAAGGQGSQQQAQPEAPPRNNRQSSGLSSSGGSASGGGGSSKPAAALPQQSNNHLGQPVNPLDPLDSSDSDSEPDEPNDRARNDGTLLASDPPKPLPGLGPVSEDANTTTPLSHGSGGPPNRPLPPTPDDDDQAGDRTLIMKRNRGGGGGGGGGGGGGGSSGVGADGTGLGTPGTRTSSVLPDLLSQASPATPPRHDKSSSEEYQAAISSSVHSTPSKSFIASSGSGGLGLGGGTVVGGVIISSNHSPQSTISLASSSSNSRQNSPKNSISKTRSSSSITNLLHKSASSSSANLHHLTPCSSTSSASISNPLPPHAYALQQKQRSFLTFGFGAGGSGPSRRESHVNVNVTPTSHEAANDTPEIRKYKKRFNSEILCAALWGVNLLIGTENGLMLLDRSGQGKVYQLISRRRFQQMEVLEGQNILVTISGKKNRVRVYYLSWLKSKILRTDGLSDQVERRNGWINVGDLQGAVHFKIVKYERIKFLVIALKDSIEIYAWAPKPYHKFMAFKNFGELEHRPLLVDLTIEDQSRLKVIYGSAEGFHAVDLDSAEVYDIYLPKHTQGAIIPHCIVALPNSNGMQLLLCYDNEGVYVNTVGRVSKNIVLQWGEMPTSVAYIGTGQIMGWGNKAIEIRSVESGHLDGVFMHKKAQRLKFLCERNDKVFFSSAKGASSCQIYFMTLNKPGMANW; encoded by the exons GATCCAGCTGGCATCTTTGAGCTCATCGAAGTTGTGGGCAATGGCACCTACGGTCAGGTCTACAAG GGCCGTCACACGAAGACTGGTCAATTGGCTGCCATAAAGGTGATGGACGTCACCGAGGACGAAGAGGAGGAGATCAAGCTGGAGATCAATGTGCTAAAGAAATACTCGAATCACCGCAACATCGCCACCTACTACGGAGCCTTCATCAAGAAGTCGCCACCTGGGAAGGACGATCAGCTCTGGCTGGTGATGGAGTACTGTGGTGCTGGATCGGTAACGGATCTGGTCAAGTCCACCAAGGGTCAGAGCCTGAAGGAGGAGTGGATCGCCTACATCTGCCGCGAGATTCTGCGGGGCCTGAGCTACCTGCACTCGAACAAAGTCATCCATCGCGACATCAAGGGGCAGAATGTGCTCCTCACCGACAACGCCGAGGTGAAGCTGGTGGACTTTGGTGTCTCCGCCCAGCTGGATCGCACGATAGGACGGCGCAACACATTCATCG GTACTCCCTACTGGATGGCCCCCGAGGTCATTGCCTGCGACGAGAATCCCGACGCCACGTACGACAATCGCTCCGATCTGTGGTCGCTGGGCATCACCGCTCTGGAGATGGCTGAGTCACAGCCCCCGCTCTGCGATCTGCATCCGATGCGCGCCCTCTTCCTGATTCCGCGCAACTCGCCACCCAGGCTCAAATCGAAGAAGTGGTCCAAGAAGTTTCACGGCTTTATTGACACGGTGCTAG TTAAGGACTATCACCAGCGGCCTTACACCGAGAACCTGCTGAAGCACGGCTTCATCAAGGACCAGCCCACAGATCGCCAGGTGCGCATCCAGCTGAAGGACCACATCGATCGCTGCAAGAAGCGCAAGCAGGAGAAGGAGCGCGAGGACTATCGCTACTCGGGCTccgacaacgacgacgacgaaccACAGCTGGCCGGTGAGCACAGCTCCATTGTCCAGGCACCAGGCGGCGATACGTTGCGCCGCAACTTCCAGCAGATCCAGGAAGGTCGCCTGGCcgccgagcagcagcagcagcatcacctGATGGCCCAGGCGCAGGCTCAGGCGGCTGCCGCTCATGCCGCTGCCCAGGCCCAGGCGCaactccagcagcagcaacagcaggctgcggcggcggcagcagcggcggcccATGCAGCACAACAGGCTCAGCAGGCCGCACAGCAGGCGCAGGCCCAGCAGCCACAGGCCAATCGGCAGCCAAAACCGCCATCG CGCCAGCAGGTTGAGGAGCCGGGTCCGCCAGCACGTCCGCCACAGCGCCTGATCGTGGTGCCGGATCCGCCGCACGCCAATCGGCCATTGCCACCGACGCCCAAGTGCGGCGAGCCGGCGGGACAGAcgccgcagcaacagcagcgcaATTCGCAGAATAACTTCAAGCCATCG GATCATTTGGATGTGTTAGCAGCACAATTAAGTGAATTGGGCGTGGTCTTCTCCCAACAGCCACAGCCGCAGACGGCCGCCGGTGGTCAGGGATcccagcagcaggcgcagccGGAGGCGCCGCCTCGCAACAATCGCCAGTCGAGCGGTCTGTCCTCCTCCGGCGGATCGGCATCCGGAGGCGGCGGTTCGTCGAAGCCCGCAGCCGCTCTGCCGCAGCAGTCGAACAATCATTTGGGCCAGCCGGTGAATCCGCTGGATCCCTTGGACAGCAGCGATTCGGACAGCGAGCCGGATGAGCCCAACGATCGGGCTAGGAACGATGGAACTCTATTGGCCAGTGATCCGCCCAAGCCACT GCCCGGCTTGGGACCCGTCTCCGAGGACGCCAACACGACAACGCCCTTGAGTCACGGCAGCGGTGGACCGCCCAACCGCCCACTGCCGCCCACGCCCGACGACGACGATCAGGCTGGCGATCGGACTTTGATCATGAAGCGC AATcgaggaggaggcggtggcggcggcggcggcggaggaggcggtggcagCAGCGGCGTGGGCGCCGATGGCACTGGACTGGGAACTCCTGGGACAAGGACCAGCAGCGTCCTGCCGGATCTACTCAGCCAGGCATCGCCGGCAACGCCACCACGCCATGATAAATCATCCAGTGAGGAG TATCAAGCGGCCATTAGCTCATCCGTGCATTCCACGCCATCGAAATCGTTTATCGCCAGCAGCGGAAGCGGTGGTCTCGGTTTGGGGGGCGGTACCGTTGTGGGCGGCGTGATTATCAGCAGCAATCACTCGCCCCAATCGACGATATCGCTCGCCTCTTCGTCCTCGAATTCGCGCCAGAATTCGCCCAAGAATTCGATCAGCAAGACGCGCTCCTCCAGCAGTATTACTAATCTCTTGCACAAATCTGCTTCTTCCTCCTCCGCGAACCTGCACCACCTGACGCCCTGCTCCTCGACGTCCTCGGCCTCGATCTCCAATCCGCTGCCACCGCACGCCTATGCCCTGCAACAGAAGCAGCGCAGTTTCCTGACCTTTGGCTTCGGCGCCGGCGGCTCTGGTCCTTCGCGCCGGGAATCGCACGTCAATGTCAATGTAACGCCCACCTCCCACGAGGCGGCCAACGATACGCCCGAGATCCGTAAGTATAAGAAGCGCTTCAATTCGGAAATCCTGTGCGCAGCGCTATGGGGCGTCAACCTGCTGATTGGAACGGAGAATGGCTTAATGCTGCTAGATCGATCCGGTCAGGGCAAG GTCTACCAGCTCATCTCGCGACGCCGTTTCCAGCAAATGGAGGTGCTAGAGGGCCAGAACATATTGGTCACCATATCCGGCAAGAAGAACCGAGTGCGCGTCTACTACTTGTCCTGGCTAAAGTCGAAGATCTTGCGCACCGACGGACTCTCCGAT CAAGTGGAGCGTCGGAACGGTTGGATCAACGTGGGTGATCTGCAAGGTGCTGTACATTTTAAGATTGTCAAATACGAGAGGATTAAGTTCCTAGTGATTGCATTAAAAGACtctattgaaatttatgcatgGGCTCCCAAACCATATCacaaatttatggcatttaaG AATTTTGGTGAACTGGAACATCGCCCGCTTTTGGTCGATCTCACCATTGAGGATCAGTCGAGACTGAAGGTGATCTATGGCTCCGCCGAGGGTTTCCATGCGGTTGATTTAGATTCAGCTGAAGTATACGATATCTATCTTCCCAAGCAT ACTCAGGGTGCAATCATTCCGCATTGTATTGTGGCGCTTCCCAACTCAAATGGCATGCAACTGCTGCTGTGCTACGACAATGAGGGCGTCTATGTGAACACTGTGGGCCGCGTTTCCAAGAACATTGTACTGCAG TGGGGCGAGATGCCCACCTCGGTGGCCTACATCGGCACTGGACAAATCATGGGCTGGGGCAATAAAGCAATAGAG ATACGTTCCGTTGAGAGCGGCCATTTGGATGGTGTGTTCATGCACAAAAAGGCGCAGCGCTTGAAATTCCTTTGCGAGCGAAACGACAAAGTATTCTTCAGCAGTGCCAAAGGTGCTTCATCGTGTCAAATCTACTTTATGACGCTCAACAAGCCGGGCATGGCCAATTGGTAA
- the msn gene encoding misshapen, isoform F — protein sequence MAHQQQQQLAPSVNCSLDDIDLTALKDPAGIFELIEVVGNGTYGQVYKGRHTKTGQLAAIKVMDVTEDEEEEIKLEINVLKKYSNHRNIATYYGAFIKKSPPGKDDQLWLVMEYCGAGSVTDLVKSTKGQSLKEEWIAYICREILRGLSYLHSNKVIHRDIKGQNVLLTDNAEVKLVDFGVSAQLDRTIGRRNTFIGTPYWMAPEVIACDENPDATYDNRSDLWSLGITALEMAESQPPLCDLHPMRALFLIPRNSPPRLKSKKWSKKFHGFIDTVLVKDYHQRPYTENLLKHGFIKDQPTDRQVRIQLKDHIDRCKKRKQEKEREDYRYSGSDNDDDEPQLAGEHSSIVQAPGGDTLRRNFQQIQEGRLAAEQQQQHHLMAQAQAQAAAAHAAAQAQAQLQQQQQQAAAAAAAAAHAAQQAQQAAQQAQAQQPQANRQPKPPSRQQVEEPGPPARPPQRLIVVPDPPHANRPLPPTPKCGEPAGQTPQQQQRNSQNNFKPSLPPRRPEDHLDVLAAQLSELGVVFSQQPQPQTAAGGQGSQQQAQPEAPPRNNRQSSGLSSSGGSASGGGGSSKPAAALPQQSNNHLGQPVNPLDPLDSSDSDSEPDEPNDRARNDGTLLASDPPKPLPGLGPVSEDANTTTPLSHGSGGPPNRPLPPTPDDDDQAGDRTLIMKRKLEQNINRLQKSASTSQANVTPSRRGDESNLLRDWDFDRFFPKNANGPRGSGRGSPTTTASLSRSSQLSTLKVDTKLQRASVAEAITRPVPRGYQPLKAEPSASQSIAKEQGSASGSGSGSGSASGSGSGGSTNSPAHKRQDSDSRLPTNFERGFRRENSDFFPLAKRYSAVFSGASASGSTAGSPSAQALQRSSAVYQRNSIYSSSISSKSKENDVPGAPGAAAAGTATASAKPGPAAATTTATKGAAPKTSKSLANFHFLRPRREKTESVIVLQNAAVRAQRLQQLQQQQQQQQLQQQQQQQNRGGGGGGGGGGGGGGSSGVGADGTGLGTPGTRTSSVLPDLLSQASPATPPRHDKSSSEEKQRSFLTFGFGAGGSGPSRRESHVNVNVTPTSHEAANDTPEIRKYKKRFNSEILCAALWGVNLLIGTENGLMLLDRSGQGKVYQLISRRRFQQMEVLEGQNILVTISGKKNRVRVYYLSWLKSKILRTDGLSDQVERRNGWINVGDLQGAVHFKIVKYERIKFLVIALKDSIEIYAWAPKPYHKFMAFKNFGELEHRPLLVDLTIEDQSRLKVIYGSAEGFHAVDLDSAEVYDIYLPKHGAIIPHCIVALPNSNGMQLLLCYDNEGVYVNTVGRVSKNIVLQWGEMPTSVAYIGTGQIMGWGNKAIEIRSVESGHLDGVFMHKKAQRLKFLCERNDKVFFSSAKGASSCQIYFMTLNKPGMANW from the exons GATCCAGCTGGCATCTTTGAGCTCATCGAAGTTGTGGGCAATGGCACCTACGGTCAGGTCTACAAG GGCCGTCACACGAAGACTGGTCAATTGGCTGCCATAAAGGTGATGGACGTCACCGAGGACGAAGAGGAGGAGATCAAGCTGGAGATCAATGTGCTAAAGAAATACTCGAATCACCGCAACATCGCCACCTACTACGGAGCCTTCATCAAGAAGTCGCCACCTGGGAAGGACGATCAGCTCTGGCTGGTGATGGAGTACTGTGGTGCTGGATCGGTAACGGATCTGGTCAAGTCCACCAAGGGTCAGAGCCTGAAGGAGGAGTGGATCGCCTACATCTGCCGCGAGATTCTGCGGGGCCTGAGCTACCTGCACTCGAACAAAGTCATCCATCGCGACATCAAGGGGCAGAATGTGCTCCTCACCGACAACGCCGAGGTGAAGCTGGTGGACTTTGGTGTCTCCGCCCAGCTGGATCGCACGATAGGACGGCGCAACACATTCATCG GTACTCCCTACTGGATGGCCCCCGAGGTCATTGCCTGCGACGAGAATCCCGACGCCACGTACGACAATCGCTCCGATCTGTGGTCGCTGGGCATCACCGCTCTGGAGATGGCTGAGTCACAGCCCCCGCTCTGCGATCTGCATCCGATGCGCGCCCTCTTCCTGATTCCGCGCAACTCGCCACCCAGGCTCAAATCGAAGAAGTGGTCCAAGAAGTTTCACGGCTTTATTGACACGGTGCTAG TTAAGGACTATCACCAGCGGCCTTACACCGAGAACCTGCTGAAGCACGGCTTCATCAAGGACCAGCCCACAGATCGCCAGGTGCGCATCCAGCTGAAGGACCACATCGATCGCTGCAAGAAGCGCAAGCAGGAGAAGGAGCGCGAGGACTATCGCTACTCGGGCTccgacaacgacgacgacgaaccACAGCTGGCCGGTGAGCACAGCTCCATTGTCCAGGCACCAGGCGGCGATACGTTGCGCCGCAACTTCCAGCAGATCCAGGAAGGTCGCCTGGCcgccgagcagcagcagcagcatcacctGATGGCCCAGGCGCAGGCTCAGGCGGCTGCCGCTCATGCCGCTGCCCAGGCCCAGGCGCaactccagcagcagcaacagcaggctgcggcggcggcagcagcggcggcccATGCAGCACAACAGGCTCAGCAGGCCGCACAGCAGGCGCAGGCCCAGCAGCCACAGGCCAATCGGCAGCCAAAACCGCCATCG CGCCAGCAGGTTGAGGAGCCGGGTCCGCCAGCACGTCCGCCACAGCGCCTGATCGTGGTGCCGGATCCGCCGCACGCCAATCGGCCATTGCCACCGACGCCCAAGTGCGGCGAGCCGGCGGGACAGAcgccgcagcaacagcagcgcaATTCGCAGAATAACTTCAAGCCATCG TTACCACCAAGGAGACCTGAG GATCATTTGGATGTGTTAGCAGCACAATTAAGTGAATTGGGCGTGGTCTTCTCCCAACAGCCACAGCCGCAGACGGCCGCCGGTGGTCAGGGATcccagcagcaggcgcagccGGAGGCGCCGCCTCGCAACAATCGCCAGTCGAGCGGTCTGTCCTCCTCCGGCGGATCGGCATCCGGAGGCGGCGGTTCGTCGAAGCCCGCAGCCGCTCTGCCGCAGCAGTCGAACAATCATTTGGGCCAGCCGGTGAATCCGCTGGATCCCTTGGACAGCAGCGATTCGGACAGCGAGCCGGATGAGCCCAACGATCGGGCTAGGAACGATGGAACTCTATTGGCCAGTGATCCGCCCAAGCCACT GCCCGGCTTGGGACCCGTCTCCGAGGACGCCAACACGACAACGCCCTTGAGTCACGGCAGCGGTGGACCGCCCAACCGCCCACTGCCGCCCACGCCCGACGACGACGATCAGGCTGGCGATCGGACTTTGATCATGAAGCGC AAACTAGAGCAGAACATAAACCGCCTGCAAAAGTCCGCATCCACATCGCAAGCCAATGTGACACCGTCGCGTCGCGGCGACGAATCCAATTTGCTGCGGGACTGGGACTTTGATCGTTTCTTCCCCAAGAACGCAAACGGTCCGAGGGGCAGTGGACGTGGTAGCCCCACAACCACTGCCAGCTTGAGCCGAAGCTCCCAGCTGAGCACGCTGAAGGTGGATACGAAACTGCAAAGGGCCAGTGTGGCGGAGGCCATCACGAGACCAGTTCCCCGGGGCTATCAGCCGCTAAAGGCCGAACCAAGTGCCAGCCAAAGTATTGCCAAAGAACAAGGATCAGCATCAGGATccggatcgggatcgggaagTGCTAGTGGTAGCGGAAGCGGTGGTAGCACCAATTCCCCAGCGCATAAGCGCCAGGATTCGGACTCCCGATTGCCAACGAATTTTGAGCGCGGTTTTCGACGCGAGAACTCGGACTTCTTCCCGCTGGCCAAGAGATACTCGGCTGTGTTCAGTGGTGCAAGTGCATCCGGATCAACAGCTGGATCGCCGTCAGCACAGGCTCTTCAGAGGTCGAGCGCAGTGTACCAAAGGAACAGCATTTatagcagcagcatcagcagtaAGAGCAAGGAGAATGACGTGCCTGGAGCgccaggagcagctgcagcaggaaCTGCCACTGCCAGTGCCAAGCCAGGACCAGCTGCAGCCACAACCACTGCCACCAAGGGAGCTGCTCCAAAGACCTCCAAGTCCCTGGCCAACTTTCATTTCCTGCGACCGCGTCGCGAAAAGACTGAATCCGTCATTGTGCTGCAGAATGCTGCCGTTCGCGCCCAAAGgctgcagcaactgcaacagcagcagcagcagcagcaactgcagcagcaacagcagcagcag AATcgaggaggaggcggtggcggcggcggcggcggaggaggcggtggcagCAGCGGCGTGGGCGCCGATGGCACTGGACTGGGAACTCCTGGGACAAGGACCAGCAGCGTCCTGCCGGATCTACTCAGCCAGGCATCGCCGGCAACGCCACCACGCCATGATAAATCATCCAGTGAGGAG AAGCAGCGCAGTTTCCTGACCTTTGGCTTCGGCGCCGGCGGCTCTGGTCCTTCGCGCCGGGAATCGCACGTCAATGTCAATGTAACGCCCACCTCCCACGAGGCGGCCAACGATACGCCCGAGATCCGTAAGTATAAGAAGCGCTTCAATTCGGAAATCCTGTGCGCAGCGCTATGGGGCGTCAACCTGCTGATTGGAACGGAGAATGGCTTAATGCTGCTAGATCGATCCGGTCAGGGCAAG GTCTACCAGCTCATCTCGCGACGCCGTTTCCAGCAAATGGAGGTGCTAGAGGGCCAGAACATATTGGTCACCATATCCGGCAAGAAGAACCGAGTGCGCGTCTACTACTTGTCCTGGCTAAAGTCGAAGATCTTGCGCACCGACGGACTCTCCGAT CAAGTGGAGCGTCGGAACGGTTGGATCAACGTGGGTGATCTGCAAGGTGCTGTACATTTTAAGATTGTCAAATACGAGAGGATTAAGTTCCTAGTGATTGCATTAAAAGACtctattgaaatttatgcatgGGCTCCCAAACCATATCacaaatttatggcatttaaG AATTTTGGTGAACTGGAACATCGCCCGCTTTTGGTCGATCTCACCATTGAGGATCAGTCGAGACTGAAGGTGATCTATGGCTCCGCCGAGGGTTTCCATGCGGTTGATTTAGATTCAGCTGAAGTATACGATATCTATCTTCCCAAGCAT GGTGCAATCATTCCGCATTGTATTGTGGCGCTTCCCAACTCAAATGGCATGCAACTGCTGCTGTGCTACGACAATGAGGGCGTCTATGTGAACACTGTGGGCCGCGTTTCCAAGAACATTGTACTGCAG TGGGGCGAGATGCCCACCTCGGTGGCCTACATCGGCACTGGACAAATCATGGGCTGGGGCAATAAAGCAATAGAG ATACGTTCCGTTGAGAGCGGCCATTTGGATGGTGTGTTCATGCACAAAAAGGCGCAGCGCTTGAAATTCCTTTGCGAGCGAAACGACAAAGTATTCTTCAGCAGTGCCAAAGGTGCTTCATCGTGTCAAATCTACTTTATGACGCTCAACAAGCCGGGCATGGCCAATTGGTAA
- the msn gene encoding misshapen, isoform D, producing the protein MAHQQQQQLAPSVNCSLDDIDLTALKDPAGIFELIEVVGNGTYGQVYKGRHTKTGQLAAIKVMDVTEDEEEEIKLEINVLKKYSNHRNIATYYGAFIKKSPPGKDDQLWLVMEYCGAGSVTDLVKSTKGQSLKEEWIAYICREILRGLSYLHSNKVIHRDIKGQNVLLTDNAEVKLVDFGVSAQLDRTIGRRNTFIGTPYWMAPEVIACDENPDATYDNRSDLWSLGITALEMAESQPPLCDLHPMRALFLIPRNSPPRLKSKKWSKKFHGFIDTVLVKDYHQRPYTENLLKHGFIKDQPTDRQVRIQLKDHIDRCKKRKQEKEREDYRYSGSDNDDDEPQLAGEHSSIVQAPGGDTLRRNFQQIQEGRLAAEQQQQHHLMAQAQAQAAAAHAAAQAQAQLQQQQQQAAAAAAAAAHAAQQAQQAAQQAQAQQPQANRQPKPPSRQQVEEPGPPARPPQRLIVVPDPPHANRPLPPTPKCGEPAGQTPQQQQRNSQNNFKPSLPPRRPEDHLDVLAAQLSELGVVFSQQPQPQTAAGGQGSQQQAQPEAPPRNNRQSSGLSSSGGSASGGGGSSKPAAALPQQSNNHLGQPVNPLDPLDSSDSDSEPDEPNDRARNDGTLLASDPPKPLPGLGPVSEDANTTTPLSHGSGGPPNRPLPPTPDDDDQAGDRTLIMKRNRGGGGGGGGGGGGGGSSGVGADGTGLGTPGTRTSSVLPDLLSQASPATPPRHDKSSSEEKQRSFLTFGFGAGGSGPSRRESHVNVNVTPTSHEAANDTPEIRKYKKRFNSEILCAALWGVNLLIGTENGLMLLDRSGQGKVYQLISRRRFQQMEVLEGQNILVTISGKKNRVRVYYLSWLKSKILRTDGLSDQVERRNGWINVGDLQGAVHFKIVKYERIKFLVIALKDSIEIYAWAPKPYHKFMAFKNFGELEHRPLLVDLTIEDQSRLKVIYGSAEGFHAVDLDSAEVYDIYLPKHTQGAIIPHCIVALPNSNGMQLLLCYDNEGVYVNTVGRVSKNIVLQWGEMPTSVAYIGTGQIMGWGNKAIEIRSVESGHLDGVFMHKKAQRLKFLCERNDKVFFSSAKGASSCQIYFMTLNKPGMANW; encoded by the exons GATCCAGCTGGCATCTTTGAGCTCATCGAAGTTGTGGGCAATGGCACCTACGGTCAGGTCTACAAG GGCCGTCACACGAAGACTGGTCAATTGGCTGCCATAAAGGTGATGGACGTCACCGAGGACGAAGAGGAGGAGATCAAGCTGGAGATCAATGTGCTAAAGAAATACTCGAATCACCGCAACATCGCCACCTACTACGGAGCCTTCATCAAGAAGTCGCCACCTGGGAAGGACGATCAGCTCTGGCTGGTGATGGAGTACTGTGGTGCTGGATCGGTAACGGATCTGGTCAAGTCCACCAAGGGTCAGAGCCTGAAGGAGGAGTGGATCGCCTACATCTGCCGCGAGATTCTGCGGGGCCTGAGCTACCTGCACTCGAACAAAGTCATCCATCGCGACATCAAGGGGCAGAATGTGCTCCTCACCGACAACGCCGAGGTGAAGCTGGTGGACTTTGGTGTCTCCGCCCAGCTGGATCGCACGATAGGACGGCGCAACACATTCATCG GTACTCCCTACTGGATGGCCCCCGAGGTCATTGCCTGCGACGAGAATCCCGACGCCACGTACGACAATCGCTCCGATCTGTGGTCGCTGGGCATCACCGCTCTGGAGATGGCTGAGTCACAGCCCCCGCTCTGCGATCTGCATCCGATGCGCGCCCTCTTCCTGATTCCGCGCAACTCGCCACCCAGGCTCAAATCGAAGAAGTGGTCCAAGAAGTTTCACGGCTTTATTGACACGGTGCTAG TTAAGGACTATCACCAGCGGCCTTACACCGAGAACCTGCTGAAGCACGGCTTCATCAAGGACCAGCCCACAGATCGCCAGGTGCGCATCCAGCTGAAGGACCACATCGATCGCTGCAAGAAGCGCAAGCAGGAGAAGGAGCGCGAGGACTATCGCTACTCGGGCTccgacaacgacgacgacgaaccACAGCTGGCCGGTGAGCACAGCTCCATTGTCCAGGCACCAGGCGGCGATACGTTGCGCCGCAACTTCCAGCAGATCCAGGAAGGTCGCCTGGCcgccgagcagcagcagcagcatcacctGATGGCCCAGGCGCAGGCTCAGGCGGCTGCCGCTCATGCCGCTGCCCAGGCCCAGGCGCaactccagcagcagcaacagcaggctgcggcggcggcagcagcggcggcccATGCAGCACAACAGGCTCAGCAGGCCGCACAGCAGGCGCAGGCCCAGCAGCCACAGGCCAATCGGCAGCCAAAACCGCCATCG CGCCAGCAGGTTGAGGAGCCGGGTCCGCCAGCACGTCCGCCACAGCGCCTGATCGTGGTGCCGGATCCGCCGCACGCCAATCGGCCATTGCCACCGACGCCCAAGTGCGGCGAGCCGGCGGGACAGAcgccgcagcaacagcagcgcaATTCGCAGAATAACTTCAAGCCATCG TTACCACCAAGGAGACCTGAG GATCATTTGGATGTGTTAGCAGCACAATTAAGTGAATTGGGCGTGGTCTTCTCCCAACAGCCACAGCCGCAGACGGCCGCCGGTGGTCAGGGATcccagcagcaggcgcagccGGAGGCGCCGCCTCGCAACAATCGCCAGTCGAGCGGTCTGTCCTCCTCCGGCGGATCGGCATCCGGAGGCGGCGGTTCGTCGAAGCCCGCAGCCGCTCTGCCGCAGCAGTCGAACAATCATTTGGGCCAGCCGGTGAATCCGCTGGATCCCTTGGACAGCAGCGATTCGGACAGCGAGCCGGATGAGCCCAACGATCGGGCTAGGAACGATGGAACTCTATTGGCCAGTGATCCGCCCAAGCCACT GCCCGGCTTGGGACCCGTCTCCGAGGACGCCAACACGACAACGCCCTTGAGTCACGGCAGCGGTGGACCGCCCAACCGCCCACTGCCGCCCACGCCCGACGACGACGATCAGGCTGGCGATCGGACTTTGATCATGAAGCGC AATcgaggaggaggcggtggcggcggcggcggcggaggaggcggtggcagCAGCGGCGTGGGCGCCGATGGCACTGGACTGGGAACTCCTGGGACAAGGACCAGCAGCGTCCTGCCGGATCTACTCAGCCAGGCATCGCCGGCAACGCCACCACGCCATGATAAATCATCCAGTGAGGAG AAGCAGCGCAGTTTCCTGACCTTTGGCTTCGGCGCCGGCGGCTCTGGTCCTTCGCGCCGGGAATCGCACGTCAATGTCAATGTAACGCCCACCTCCCACGAGGCGGCCAACGATACGCCCGAGATCCGTAAGTATAAGAAGCGCTTCAATTCGGAAATCCTGTGCGCAGCGCTATGGGGCGTCAACCTGCTGATTGGAACGGAGAATGGCTTAATGCTGCTAGATCGATCCGGTCAGGGCAAG GTCTACCAGCTCATCTCGCGACGCCGTTTCCAGCAAATGGAGGTGCTAGAGGGCCAGAACATATTGGTCACCATATCCGGCAAGAAGAACCGAGTGCGCGTCTACTACTTGTCCTGGCTAAAGTCGAAGATCTTGCGCACCGACGGACTCTCCGAT CAAGTGGAGCGTCGGAACGGTTGGATCAACGTGGGTGATCTGCAAGGTGCTGTACATTTTAAGATTGTCAAATACGAGAGGATTAAGTTCCTAGTGATTGCATTAAAAGACtctattgaaatttatgcatgGGCTCCCAAACCATATCacaaatttatggcatttaaG AATTTTGGTGAACTGGAACATCGCCCGCTTTTGGTCGATCTCACCATTGAGGATCAGTCGAGACTGAAGGTGATCTATGGCTCCGCCGAGGGTTTCCATGCGGTTGATTTAGATTCAGCTGAAGTATACGATATCTATCTTCCCAAGCAT ACTCAGGGTGCAATCATTCCGCATTGTATTGTGGCGCTTCCCAACTCAAATGGCATGCAACTGCTGCTGTGCTACGACAATGAGGGCGTCTATGTGAACACTGTGGGCCGCGTTTCCAAGAACATTGTACTGCAG TGGGGCGAGATGCCCACCTCGGTGGCCTACATCGGCACTGGACAAATCATGGGCTGGGGCAATAAAGCAATAGAG ATACGTTCCGTTGAGAGCGGCCATTTGGATGGTGTGTTCATGCACAAAAAGGCGCAGCGCTTGAAATTCCTTTGCGAGCGAAACGACAAAGTATTCTTCAGCAGTGCCAAAGGTGCTTCATCGTGTCAAATCTACTTTATGACGCTCAACAAGCCGGGCATGGCCAATTGGTAA